In Humulus lupulus chromosome 6, drHumLupu1.1, whole genome shotgun sequence, a single genomic region encodes these proteins:
- the LOC133781774 gene encoding protein OXIDATIVE STRESS 3 LIKE 3-like, translating to MAEADNNNMMNTFDMGALRSNLPTSKRGLSRYYSGKSRSFTCMADVQCLEDLKKPEHIPDAKKRKKYSERNKATDHHIILPLPPYPTYCRTVPANNQCSSPCHVGV from the exons ATGGCTGAAGCTGACAACAACAACATGATGAACACATTCGACATGGGTGCACTCAGATCAAATCTCCCAACGAG CAAGAGAGGTTTGTCAAGGTACTATTCTGGAAAATCAAGGTCATTTACGTGCATGGCAGATGTTCAATGCTTGGAAGACCTTAAAAAACCAGAACACATTCCAGAtgccaagaagaggaagaagtatTCTGAGAGAAACAAGGCAACTGATCATCATATCATCTTACCTCTTCCACCTTATCCCACCTATTGTCGAACTGTTCCTGCTAACAATCAATGTTCTTCACCTTGTCATGTTGGAGTCTAa